One window of Lemur catta isolate mLemCat1 chromosome 3, mLemCat1.pri, whole genome shotgun sequence genomic DNA carries:
- the PBX1 gene encoding pre-B-cell leukemia transcription factor 1 isoform X3, with translation MRLDNMLLAEGVAGPEKGGGSAAAAAAAAASGGAGSDNSVEHSDYRAKLSQIRQIYHTELEKYEQACNEFTTHVMNLLREQSRTRPISPKEIERMVSIIHRKFSSIQMQLKQSTCEAVMILRSRFLDARRKRRNFNKQATEILNEYFYSHLSNPYPSEEAKEELAKKCGITVSQVSNWFGNKRIRYKKNIGKFQEEANIYAAKTAVTATNVSAHGSQANSPSTPNSAGSSSSFNMSNSGDLFMSVQSLNGDSYQGAQVGANVQSQVDTLRHVISQTGGYSDGLAASQMYSPQGISANGGWQDATTPSSVTSPTEGPGSVHSDTSN, from the exons ATGCGGCTGGACAACATGCTGCTGGCCGAAGGGGTGGCCGGGCCCGAGAAGGGCGGCGggtcggcggcggcggcggcggccgcagCGGCTTCTGGAGGAGCAGGTTCCGACAACTCGGTGGAGCATTCCGACTACAGAGCCAAACTCTCACAGATCAGACAAATCTACCACACGGAGCTGGAGAAATACGAGCAG GCATGCAACGAGTTCACCACCCACGTGATGAATCTCCTGCGAGAGCAGAGCCGGACCCGGCCCATCTCCCCGAAGGAGATCGAGCGGATGGTGAGCATCATCCACCGCAAGTTCAGCTCCATCCAGATGCAGCTCAAGCAGAGCACGTGCGAGGCCGTCATGATCCTGCGTTCCCGGTTTCTGGATGCGCG GCGGAAGAGACGGAATTTCAACAAGCAAGCGACGGAAATCCTGAATGAATATTTCTATTCCCATCTCAGCAACCCTTACCCCAGTGAGGAAGCCAAAGAGGAGTTAGCCAAGAAGTGTGGCATCACAGTCTCCCAG GTATCAAACTGGTTTGGAAATAAGCGAATCCGGTACAAGAAGAACATAGGTAAAtttcaagaggaagccaatattTATGCTGCCAAAACGGCTGTCACTGCCACCAATGTGTCAGCCCATGGAAGCCAAGCTAACTCTCCCTCAACTCCCAACTCAGCGG GTTCTTCCAGTTCTTTTAACATGTCAAACTCTGGAGATTTGTTCATGAGCGTGCAGTCACTCAATGGGGATTCTTACCAAGGGGCCCAGGTTGGAGCCAACGTGCAATCACAG GTGGATACCCTTCGCCATGTTATCAGCCAGACAGGAGGATACAGTGACGGACTCGCAGCCAGTCAGATGTACAGTCCGCAGGGCATCAGT